From Cellvibrio zantedeschiae, the proteins below share one genomic window:
- a CDS encoding sensor histidine kinase has protein sequence MNWHIIGMWFNFSLSAILITYFVVKMARALQEQSKTLSVMREDELRNQQLMAVAMLAAGAAHEMNTPLSTMTVLLSELKEEYKDNPKLAEDLAILKSQVVHCATTLKQLVQDSSEAREGKFKQQDIKSFCNSIVNRWQLMRPNIVFTLNFHQLTLNTITHDPRLDYAIINLLNNAADASPHQIKLDIFCEGHELVWRIIDAGKGINQQLGGMLGKIMLSTKEQGLGIGLLLAHAAIKQCGGRVNQTPNEISGTTTELRLPLTS, from the coding sequence ATGAATTGGCACATTATAGGAATGTGGTTCAATTTCTCGCTCAGCGCAATTCTGATTACCTATTTTGTTGTAAAAATGGCGCGCGCACTGCAAGAGCAAAGTAAAACATTAAGCGTTATGCGCGAAGATGAACTGCGAAACCAACAGCTTATGGCTGTTGCAATGCTTGCTGCCGGCGCAGCTCACGAAATGAATACACCTTTATCGACCATGACGGTTTTGTTATCCGAACTTAAAGAAGAATACAAAGATAATCCAAAGCTCGCAGAAGATTTAGCTATTTTAAAATCCCAAGTTGTACATTGCGCCACCACACTCAAGCAATTGGTTCAAGATTCCAGCGAGGCCAGGGAAGGCAAATTCAAACAACAGGATATAAAATCTTTCTGCAACTCCATCGTCAACCGTTGGCAATTAATGCGGCCGAACATTGTATTCACGTTGAACTTTCACCAACTTACATTAAACACAATTACGCATGATCCACGTCTTGACTATGCCATTATAAATTTGTTGAACAACGCTGCAGATGCGAGCCCGCACCAAATAAAGCTCGATATTTTTTGTGAGGGCCATGAACTTGTGTGGCGAATTATTGATGCAGGCAAAGGCATTAATCAGCAGCTTGGTGGAATGCTTGGAAAAATTATGCTTAGCACTAAAGAGCAAGGTTTGGGTATTGGTTTATTGCTTGCACATGCCGCCATCAAACAATGTGGTGGTCGCGTAAACCAAACACCTAATGAAATAAGTGGCACTACTACAGAACTTAGGCTACCGCTAACATCATGA
- a CDS encoding response regulator transcription factor — translation MKSSERFLIVDDDSTFAQVMQRALVRRGFEVDAFNASEPAIQAVQDNHYSKAIIDLKIAQESGLTLIKNLKTIQADLEIIMLTGYSSIPTAVEAIKLGALNYLCKPVDIDEILLAFSTSQIQEEISLPENPISLDRLEWEHIQKTLQDNNGNVSATARLLGMHRRTLQRKLQKRPVNN, via the coding sequence ATGAAAAGCTCTGAACGATTTTTAATTGTTGATGACGATTCAACCTTCGCCCAGGTTATGCAACGGGCATTAGTTCGCAGAGGCTTCGAGGTTGATGCATTTAATGCATCAGAACCCGCTATTCAGGCGGTTCAGGATAATCATTATTCCAAAGCCATTATTGATTTAAAAATTGCGCAGGAGTCCGGGCTAACGCTCATTAAAAATCTCAAAACTATCCAAGCCGATTTGGAAATAATAATGCTAACGGGATACTCAAGCATCCCCACCGCCGTTGAAGCTATTAAGCTCGGCGCATTAAATTATTTATGCAAACCCGTGGATATTGATGAAATATTACTGGCTTTTTCAACCAGCCAAATTCAGGAAGAAATTTCGCTACCGGAAAATCCTATTTCGCTGGATCGTTTGGAATGGGAACACATACAAAAAACTTTGCAGGATAACAATGGCAACGTGTCCGCAACGGCGCGCTTGTTAGGAATGCATCGCAGAACTTTACAACGTAAGCTACAAAAACGCCCCGTGAATAATTAA
- the rimI gene encoding ribosomal protein S18-alanine N-acetyltransferase, with the protein MNQFELPLKLTTVMGLELSLRLLTENDLAEVMELERSAHSHPWRLSSFEDCLKGRQRCWLAEAKGKLVGYVVVTHAGGDAELLNIAVSPKFQRKGIGSVLLQHAINCVIGHADMLFLEVRISNQKAIELYSKEGFFEVGNRKNYYPTLNGHEDALLMASQL; encoded by the coding sequence ATGAATCAATTTGAGTTACCACTTAAGCTGACAACCGTCATGGGGCTGGAGTTATCTCTGCGCTTGCTGACGGAAAATGATTTGGCCGAAGTGATGGAGCTTGAGCGGAGTGCGCACTCGCACCCGTGGCGACTATCCAGCTTTGAAGATTGTCTTAAGGGGCGCCAGCGTTGCTGGTTGGCAGAAGCTAAAGGAAAGCTTGTTGGCTACGTGGTAGTGACTCATGCTGGTGGTGATGCAGAATTACTGAATATTGCTGTGTCTCCCAAGTTTCAACGCAAAGGCATTGGTTCTGTATTGTTACAGCATGCAATTAATTGTGTGATTGGGCATGCAGATATGTTGTTTCTGGAAGTGCGGATTTCTAACCAAAAAGCGATTGAACTCTATTCTAAGGAAGGTTTTTTTGAAGTGGGCAATCGAAAAAATTATTATCCTACCCTCAATGGGCATGAAGATGCGTTGCTTATGGCGAGCCAATTATAA
- a CDS encoding DUF1993 domain-containing protein, whose product MLYDITVTQYSKMLGNLSAILDKAAHYAETKKFNVEVLLNSRLAPDQFNLTRQIQIACDTAKFGAARVTGKEAPSHPDTETTLAELQARIKTVQDYLATFTPADFAGAEERHVSQPRWEGKYLTGSEFAIQHSLPNIYFHITTAYSILRNNGVDVGKKDYLGNMPLK is encoded by the coding sequence ATGTTGTACGACATTACCGTTACTCAATACAGCAAAATGCTAGGTAACCTGAGCGCTATTTTGGATAAGGCTGCTCATTACGCCGAAACCAAAAAATTTAATGTGGAGGTTTTGCTGAACTCTCGCCTTGCGCCAGATCAGTTTAACCTGACTCGCCAGATACAAATTGCCTGTGATACCGCCAAGTTTGGTGCTGCACGTGTGACTGGTAAAGAAGCTCCAAGCCATCCTGACACAGAAACTACCTTGGCGGAGCTGCAAGCACGTATTAAAACCGTTCAGGATTACCTTGCGACTTTTACCCCGGCTGACTTTGCCGGAGCAGAGGAGCGTCATGTGAGCCAGCCGCGTTGGGAAGGGAAGTATTTAACAGGAAGCGAATTTGCTATCCAGCATTCACTACCGAATATCTACTTCCACATCACGACCGCTTATTCAATTTTGCGTAATAACGGTGTTGATGTAGGGAAAAAAGACTATTTAGGTAATATGCCTCTTAAGTAA